Proteins encoded in a region of the Zea mays cultivar B73 chromosome 2, Zm-B73-REFERENCE-NAM-5.0, whole genome shotgun sequence genome:
- the LOC103647642 gene encoding transcription initiation factor TFIID subunit 15 isoform X2, translating to MMAGYMSRGPQNGSVYVCNLPPGTDENMLAEYFGTIGLLKKDKRNGRPKIWIYRDKVSNEPKGDATVTYEDPHAASAAVEWFNNKDFHGSTIQVHIAESKSKDAFDNPTNLNTIAGVSEQDEVDNGAGRGRGRGDGPGKAWQQDGDWMCPNTSCGNVNFAFRGVCNRCGAARPAGAGGTGGGGGGRGRGRGNSDARGSSRAGAGAATGGGPPGLFGPNDWPCPMCGNINWAKRTKCNICNTSKPGTNEGGVRGGRGGGYKELDEEELEEVKKRRKEAEEDDGEIYDEFGNLKKKFRSKALHTGSAQTLPGSGRAGWEVEHRGSSEREGRERSRDRGRDDYDEKETRSIDRGDHGRDQRRSQDREREKGRERRDHEYERSRERDRRHR from the exons ATG ATGGCTGGGTATATGTCAAGAGGGCCCCAAAATGGTTCTGTGTATGTCTGCAATCTACCTCCTGGAACTGACGAGAATATGTTGGCTGAATATTTTGGCACCATAGGGTTGCTAAAG AAGGACAAAAGGAATGGGCGCCCAAAAATTTGGATCTATAGGGACAAAGTTTCCAATGAACCAAAGGGTGATGCTACAGTCACTTATGAGGATCCACATGCTGCTTCAGCTGCTGTGGAATGGTTCAATAACAAGGATTTCCACGGGAGCACTATTCAGGTTCACATAGCTGAGTCAAAAAGCAAAGATGCTTTCGATAACCCCACAAATTTGAACACCATTGCTGGTGTCAGTGAACAAGATGAAGTGGATAACGGAGCAGGCAGAGGTAGAGGGCGTGGTGATGGTCCCGGCAAGGCTTGGCAGCAAGATGGGGACTGGATGTGTCCAAATACAAG TTGTGGCAATGTAAATTTTGCCTTCCGTGGTGTTTGTAATCGCTGTGGAGCTGCACGCCCTGCCGGTgctggtggaactggtggtggaggtggcggTAGGGGTAGAGGCCGTGGTAACTCTGATGCAAGAGGAAGCAGTCGTGCGGGTGCTGGTGCTGCTACTGGTGGTGGTCCACCTGGATTATTTGGCCCAAATGATTGGCCATGTCCAAT GTGCGGCAACATCAACTGGGCTAAGCGTACCAAATGTAATATATGTAACACCTCCAAGCCTGGTACCAATGAAGGTGGTGTGAG GGGTGGCCGTGGTGGTGGGTACAAAGAGCTCGATGAAGAAGAACTAGAGGAAGTTAAAAAACGCCGGAAAGAGGCTGAGGAG GATGATGGAGAGATCTATGATGAATTTGGCAACCTGAAAAAGAAATTTCGCTCTAAAGCTCTGCATACTGGAAGTGCGCAGACACTTCCTGGGTCTGGACGTGCTGGATGGGAAGTTGAGCATCGTG GTTCTAGTGAAAGGGAAGGCAGGGAGAGGAGCAGGGATCGTGGTAGGGACGACTATGATGAAAAGGAAACCAGGAGCATAGATAGAGGTGATCATGGAAGGGACCAGCGCCGGAGCCAAGACCGCGAAAGGGAAAAGGGGAGGGAGAGAAGAGACCATGAGTATGAGAGAAGTAGGGAGCGTGACCGGCGCCACAGGTGA
- the LOC103647642 gene encoding transcription initiation factor TFIID subunit 15 isoform X3 — translation MAGYMSRGPQNGSVYVCNLPPGTDENMLAEYFGTIGLLKKDKRNGRPKIWIYRDKVSNEPKGDATVTYEDPHAASAAVEWFNNKDFHGSTIQVHIAESKSKDAFDNPTNLNTIAGVSEQDEVDNGAGRGRGRGDGPGKAWQQDGDWMCPNTSCGNVNFAFRGVCNRCGAARPAGAGGTGGGGGGRGRGRGNSDARGSSRAGAGAATGGGPPGLFGPNDWPCPMCGNINWAKRTKCNICNTSKPGTNEGGVRGGRGGGYKELDEEELEEVKKRRKEAEEDDGEIYDEFGNLKKKFRSKALHTGSAQTLPGSGRAGWEVEHRGSSEREGRERSRDRGRDDYDEKETRSIDRGDHGRDQRRSQDREREKGRERRDHEYERSRERDRRHR, via the exons ATGGCTGGGTATATGTCAAGAGGGCCCCAAAATGGTTCTGTGTATGTCTGCAATCTACCTCCTGGAACTGACGAGAATATGTTGGCTGAATATTTTGGCACCATAGGGTTGCTAAAG AAGGACAAAAGGAATGGGCGCCCAAAAATTTGGATCTATAGGGACAAAGTTTCCAATGAACCAAAGGGTGATGCTACAGTCACTTATGAGGATCCACATGCTGCTTCAGCTGCTGTGGAATGGTTCAATAACAAGGATTTCCACGGGAGCACTATTCAGGTTCACATAGCTGAGTCAAAAAGCAAAGATGCTTTCGATAACCCCACAAATTTGAACACCATTGCTGGTGTCAGTGAACAAGATGAAGTGGATAACGGAGCAGGCAGAGGTAGAGGGCGTGGTGATGGTCCCGGCAAGGCTTGGCAGCAAGATGGGGACTGGATGTGTCCAAATACAAG TTGTGGCAATGTAAATTTTGCCTTCCGTGGTGTTTGTAATCGCTGTGGAGCTGCACGCCCTGCCGGTgctggtggaactggtggtggaggtggcggTAGGGGTAGAGGCCGTGGTAACTCTGATGCAAGAGGAAGCAGTCGTGCGGGTGCTGGTGCTGCTACTGGTGGTGGTCCACCTGGATTATTTGGCCCAAATGATTGGCCATGTCCAAT GTGCGGCAACATCAACTGGGCTAAGCGTACCAAATGTAATATATGTAACACCTCCAAGCCTGGTACCAATGAAGGTGGTGTGAG GGGTGGCCGTGGTGGTGGGTACAAAGAGCTCGATGAAGAAGAACTAGAGGAAGTTAAAAAACGCCGGAAAGAGGCTGAGGAG GATGATGGAGAGATCTATGATGAATTTGGCAACCTGAAAAAGAAATTTCGCTCTAAAGCTCTGCATACTGGAAGTGCGCAGACACTTCCTGGGTCTGGACGTGCTGGATGGGAAGTTGAGCATCGTG GTTCTAGTGAAAGGGAAGGCAGGGAGAGGAGCAGGGATCGTGGTAGGGACGACTATGATGAAAAGGAAACCAGGAGCATAGATAGAGGTGATCATGGAAGGGACCAGCGCCGGAGCCAAGACCGCGAAAGGGAAAAGGGGAGGGAGAGAAGAGACCATGAGTATGAGAGAAGTAGGGAGCGTGACCGGCGCCACAGGTGA
- the LOC103647642 gene encoding transcription initiation factor TFIID subunit 15 isoform X1 translates to MGWDGSAGSTQDAGIAGAPSLELGLASRWSGREGTGYAMMLARGGSGARLARIVGARDDVGSRQIRTHARSRGRGRDQGRKTTRAGAGLQEGRWRGARLERGHGEAGGRPRSSLKMAGYMSRGPQNGSVYVCNLPPGTDENMLAEYFGTIGLLKKDKRNGRPKIWIYRDKVSNEPKGDATVTYEDPHAASAAVEWFNNKDFHGSTIQVHIAESKSKDAFDNPTNLNTIAGVSEQDEVDNGAGRGRGRGDGPGKAWQQDGDWMCPNTSCGNVNFAFRGVCNRCGAARPAGAGGTGGGGGGRGRGRGNSDARGSSRAGAGAATGGGPPGLFGPNDWPCPMCGNINWAKRTKCNICNTSKPGTNEGGVRGGRGGGYKELDEEELEEVKKRRKEAEEDDGEIYDEFGNLKKKFRSKALHTGSAQTLPGSGRAGWEVEHRGSSEREGRERSRDRGRDDYDEKETRSIDRGDHGRDQRRSQDREREKGRERRDHEYERSRERDRRHR, encoded by the exons ATGGGATGGGATGGGAGCGCGGGGTCGACGCAGGATGCAGGGATTGCGGGCGCGCCTTCCTTGGAGCTTGGGCTAGCATCGCGGTGGAGTGGACGCGAGGGGACGGGGTACGCCATGATGTTGGCTCGAGGCGGATCGGGAGCGAGGCTGGCGAGGATTGTGGGCGCGCGCGATGATGTCGGGTCGAGGCAGATCAGGACACACGCTAGGAGTCGCGGGCGGGGGCGGGATCAGGGTAGGAAGACGACGCGAGCGGGGGCGGGATTACAGGAAGGAAGATGGCGTGGCGCGAGGCTGGAGCGGGGGCACGGTGAGGCTGGTGGACGCCCTCGCTCCAGCCTTAAG ATGGCTGGGTATATGTCAAGAGGGCCCCAAAATGGTTCTGTGTATGTCTGCAATCTACCTCCTGGAACTGACGAGAATATGTTGGCTGAATATTTTGGCACCATAGGGTTGCTAAAG AAGGACAAAAGGAATGGGCGCCCAAAAATTTGGATCTATAGGGACAAAGTTTCCAATGAACCAAAGGGTGATGCTACAGTCACTTATGAGGATCCACATGCTGCTTCAGCTGCTGTGGAATGGTTCAATAACAAGGATTTCCACGGGAGCACTATTCAGGTTCACATAGCTGAGTCAAAAAGCAAAGATGCTTTCGATAACCCCACAAATTTGAACACCATTGCTGGTGTCAGTGAACAAGATGAAGTGGATAACGGAGCAGGCAGAGGTAGAGGGCGTGGTGATGGTCCCGGCAAGGCTTGGCAGCAAGATGGGGACTGGATGTGTCCAAATACAAG TTGTGGCAATGTAAATTTTGCCTTCCGTGGTGTTTGTAATCGCTGTGGAGCTGCACGCCCTGCCGGTgctggtggaactggtggtggaggtggcggTAGGGGTAGAGGCCGTGGTAACTCTGATGCAAGAGGAAGCAGTCGTGCGGGTGCTGGTGCTGCTACTGGTGGTGGTCCACCTGGATTATTTGGCCCAAATGATTGGCCATGTCCAAT GTGCGGCAACATCAACTGGGCTAAGCGTACCAAATGTAATATATGTAACACCTCCAAGCCTGGTACCAATGAAGGTGGTGTGAG GGGTGGCCGTGGTGGTGGGTACAAAGAGCTCGATGAAGAAGAACTAGAGGAAGTTAAAAAACGCCGGAAAGAGGCTGAGGAG GATGATGGAGAGATCTATGATGAATTTGGCAACCTGAAAAAGAAATTTCGCTCTAAAGCTCTGCATACTGGAAGTGCGCAGACACTTCCTGGGTCTGGACGTGCTGGATGGGAAGTTGAGCATCGTG GTTCTAGTGAAAGGGAAGGCAGGGAGAGGAGCAGGGATCGTGGTAGGGACGACTATGATGAAAAGGAAACCAGGAGCATAGATAGAGGTGATCATGGAAGGGACCAGCGCCGGAGCCAAGACCGCGAAAGGGAAAAGGGGAGGGAGAGAAGAGACCATGAGTATGAGAGAAGTAGGGAGCGTGACCGGCGCCACAGGTGA